A region of the Desulfovibrio litoralis DSM 11393 genome:
CGGGGCAACAGGCGTTGGCGGTTATGATTAGAGAGTTGGCAACCACCAGATTTGAAACAAAACGTGCTTGGTTTGCTGTTTTACGCGAGGGTAAAATAGGCTTTAGCAGTGGTATGATTTTAGGTTTTGTGATAAGTTTTGTCGTTGGATTTATTTTCAGTAATTATGCACTGGGTTTTGTTATGGGGGCTGCTTTGATTCTTGATATGCTTCTTGGTGCTCTTGCCGGTGCGTCAATTCCGCTAATTCTGAAAAGTTTAGGAAGAGACCCGGCTCAAGCTTCAAGCATTTTTCTCACAATGATTACTGATAGTGCCGGATTTTTTGTCTTTTTAGGGTTCGCAAGCTTATTTTTATTAAGTTAATATAATCAAAAAAAGGTCAATGTATAAATTTTAAGGTTAGAGTTTATGTCGAGAGAAAATGAACTGAAATTTAAAGTAAATGATTTCAGTGAAATAATTATAAAATTAAAAGAAAAAAACGCCAAATTTCTTAATCGCCACTTAGAATTTAACGAGATTTGGGATACTTCGGAATATTGTTTAAAAAAAAGTAAGCGTTTGTTAAGATTAAGAATTAACGAATTTTCAGATTGCCAAAAAGCTGTTCTAACCTTTAAGAAAAAACCACCTACGGAAGACATTTTATTTAAGAGCCAAGAAGAACATGAAACTCAAGTTGACAATATCGAAGAAACAAAAGAGATTTTACAAGGGCTTGGCTATAAACGAGTTTTAAGTTATCATAAACTGAGAGAAGAATGGGCTTTGAAAACAACATCTTACAATAATTGTATAATGGGCTTATGCCAACTTGATTATTTACCGCTTGGACATTTTTTGGAAATCGAAGCTCAAAATCCTGTTATTATTGCTTCTATTTTAGATTTAGATATAAAACAAAGCTTGCTTAAATCTTATCCTGTATTATTTAAAGAGAATGGTTTTAACCAAGGCTGTGTTTTTGATGAAAACGAGCTAAACTCACTGCGTAAAAATTTAACAGAAAATATTTCCTATTAGCTTATTAAAGAGTATGTTATGACGAAAAAATCAATTTATGATTTAGACAAAGATTTTGATTCTTTGTTGGATAATGAAATCTTACTTGAAAATGAATTAAAAGAACCGCTGATGTTTCGTGTTTTATTACATAATGATGATTATACCAGTATGTATTTTGTAACTGAAATTTTAATGGAAATTTTTAAAAAAACTTCCGAAGAAGCAAGAAATATTATGCTCACCGTTCATAAAAAAGGTATCGGCGAGTGTGGTATTTATACATTTGAAATAGCCGAAACAAAAGTTATGTTAGTAAAAAGTAGGGCGAAAAAAGCAAACTTTCCCTTACTTTGTACGATGGAAGAAATTTAAAAACTAAAACTAGAGACTATTACAAAATAGCCTCATAGTGTCTTACGATAGAAAGATACTTCAAAAATCACGAAAAAGGAAAATTTGTTTTTTCTGTAAAATGAGTGGTTTTTGTGCATTAAGGCGTTTTATGATTTGTGTCAACAGCACATAATACGATGACAAAAGAACGCAAAACATAGTTTTGCAATGGTTTTAACCAGATAAACAAATAAGATACGGTAACGATATGATATTAAGCGACAACCTTAAAACCGCTATTTACGTCGCCATTATTGAGGCACAAAATCGAGGACACGAAATATTAACCCTCGAACACTTATTGTTTGGCATTATCTCTGATGAACAAGGAAAACTTTTGCTCGAAAACAGTGGAGCTGATGTTGGATATATTCGTAAAAATTTAATAGATTTTTTTGTTATACATATGGAAAGCACAACCCCCAAGGAAGAGCTTGAACTTGTTAAAAGCCCTGCGTTTGAAAGGGTTATGCAACAAGCCTTAGAGCATAAACATTTTGCGGGAAAAACCACTATAGAAATCAGTGATGTAATTGTCGCTATGCTAGACGCAGAAGGTAGTTATGCCGGTTTCTTTTTACAAAACAGCGGTATTGATGCCCTTGAATATTTGCAAAATGCTTCTCATGGTGCGGAAAGTGAAGAGTTTAATAACGAAACAGAAGAATCAAGCGAAGATTATTCCGACAAAACAACAAAAAACAAACATCTGGAAACTTATTGTACAAACTTGAGTGAAAAAGCGGAAAATGGCGAAATCGACCCTTTAATCGGGCGTGTTGAAGAGCTAAACAGAGCGATTCAAGTTTTAGCCAGAAGGCGTAAAAACAATCCCTTGTTTATCGGCGACCCGGGAGTTGGAAAAACGGCCTTAGCAGAAGGTTTATCCTTACGCATAAGCCAAGGTAACGTGCCTGAAGAATTTTTAAACGCTAAACTTTATGCCCTTGATTTGGGTGCGGTTTTAGCCGGTGCAAAATATCGAGGCGACTTTGAAGGACGACTCAAGGGCGTTATCAATGAACTTAAACAAATACCTAACGCCATTTTATTTATTGATGAAATTCATACTATTGTCGGAGCCGGTTCTACGAGTGGAAACTCTATGGACGCATCAAATATTCTTAAACCGTTGTTAGCTTCCGGCAGTATTCGTTGTATAGGCTCAAGCACACACGAAGAATATAGAAATCATTTTGAAAAAGACAGGGCGTTAAACAGGCGTTTTCAAAAAATTGATGTCCCTGAACCGAGTCAAGCGGAATGTCTGGAAATTTTAAAAGGTTTAAAAGAAAAATACGAAGAACACCACGGCGTACATTACAGCCCGGCTTCTTTAAAAGCGGCCGTTGAACTTTCCGTAAGACACCTGCCCGATAAACTTTTGCCCGATAAAGCGATTGATGTGATTGATGAAGCCGGTGCGGCTTTAAGATTGTTGCGTTCATCACAAAACAAGGTAAAAGCGTCAGATTCATTGTCAGACATAAAAAACTCAATAACTCCAACTATTTCTGTTTCTGATATTGAAAAAATTATCGCAGGTATGGCACGTATTCCTTCTCGCCAAGTTACATCTTCTGATAAAACAAAGTTGGCAAAACTTGAAAATGAATTAAAAACTAATATTTATGGACAAAATGACGCTGTTGAAAAAGTTTCAAAAGCTATTTTACGTTCCAGAGCCGGCTTTAATACCGAACAAAGACCGATGGGTTCTTTTTTATTTTATGGTCCAACAGGCGTTGGAAAAACAGAATTGGCTCGCCAGTTGGCAAACACCTTAGGTATTGGTTTTGTGCGTTTTGATATGAGCGAATATATGGAAAAACATACGGTGGCAAGACTTATCGGTTCGCCTCCGGGATATGTTGGCTTTGAACAGGGTGGTTTGTTAACCGAGGCTATTCGTAAAAATCCATATACGGTCTTATTACTCGATGAATTGGAAAAAGCTCACCCTGATATTTTTAATATTTTGTTACAGGTTATGGACTATGCCTCTTTAACTGATAATACAGGGCGTAAGGCAGATTTTAGAAACGTTGTTTTAATCATGACTTCAAACGCCGGTGCGAGAGAAATGGCGGCAAAGTCTATTGGTTTTAGTCAAATTAGCCAAGATGATACAAGCAATAAAGAAAATTCTGATAACAAAGAAATTCGTTCAAAAGGTTTAAAAGCTTTAGAAACTATTTTTAGCCCTGAGTTTCGCAACCGTTTAGATGCGATGATTCCTTTTAATGCTTTGCCTCAAGGGGTTATGGAAGGTATTGTTAATAAATTCTTTGCCGAATTACAAGTTGCTTTAAATGCGAAAAAAATTCAACTTACTATGACCGACAACGCCAAGGCTTGGCTTGCTAAAAAAGGCTATGATCAAAGTCAGGGCGCGAGACCTTTACGCAGGGTATTTAGGGAAGAAATAGAAGATAAATTATCGCAAGAAATACTTTTCGGAAAACTTCAAAAAGGCGGAAAAGTAATGTTAGATGCAGACAAAAACTATTCACCCAAAACAGAACTTCTTTTTTCTTTTGCATAAACTTGTTTTAGGTGAGCTGTGTTTTTACTTTCTCGAAATACTGTTGATTTTCCTGATCCCGCTTTGGCTGATGAAGACGGAATCTTGGCTGTTGGCGGAGATTTAACTCCTGTTAGGCTTTTAACGGCTTATTCCTTGGGTATTTTTCCTTGGTATAACGAAGACAGCCCGATTTTGTGGTGGCACCCTGATCCACGCTGTGTTCTTTTTCTTAATGAGTTTCACCTGCCAAAGAGCTTAAAAAAAGTGATCAACGCCGGAACGTTTGAATTGCGTATTGATACGGCTTTTGAGGCGGTAATTAAAAGCTGTGCAAATAGTTTTAGACCTAATCAAGAAGGTACTTGGTTGACTCAAGAAATGCAACAAGCTTATTTACATTTACATAAGCTCGGCTTTGCTCATTCTATAGAAAGTTGGCAAAATAACAAACTTTGTGGCGGAGTTTACGGCGTTGCTCTCGGTAATATTTTTTTTGGGGAATCTATGTTTTATAAAGAGCCAAACGCCTCAAAAATCGCCTTTTACGGTCTTGTTACTTTGTTAAAAAAGTTAAATTTCAGGTTGTTGGACTGTCAGCAACGTTCTGAAAATGTCTTACGT
Encoded here:
- a CDS encoding class IV adenylate cyclase, whose translation is MSRENELKFKVNDFSEIIIKLKEKNAKFLNRHLEFNEIWDTSEYCLKKSKRLLRLRINEFSDCQKAVLTFKKKPPTEDILFKSQEEHETQVDNIEETKEILQGLGYKRVLSYHKLREEWALKTTSYNNCIMGLCQLDYLPLGHFLEIEAQNPVIIASILDLDIKQSLLKSYPVLFKENGFNQGCVFDENELNSLRKNLTENISY
- a CDS encoding ATP-dependent Clp protease adaptor ClpS, producing MTKKSIYDLDKDFDSLLDNEILLENELKEPLMFRVLLHNDDYTSMYFVTEILMEIFKKTSEEARNIMLTVHKKGIGECGIYTFEIAETKVMLVKSRAKKANFPLLCTMEEI
- the clpA gene encoding ATP-dependent Clp protease ATP-binding subunit ClpA; its protein translation is MILSDNLKTAIYVAIIEAQNRGHEILTLEHLLFGIISDEQGKLLLENSGADVGYIRKNLIDFFVIHMESTTPKEELELVKSPAFERVMQQALEHKHFAGKTTIEISDVIVAMLDAEGSYAGFFLQNSGIDALEYLQNASHGAESEEFNNETEESSEDYSDKTTKNKHLETYCTNLSEKAENGEIDPLIGRVEELNRAIQVLARRRKNNPLFIGDPGVGKTALAEGLSLRISQGNVPEEFLNAKLYALDLGAVLAGAKYRGDFEGRLKGVINELKQIPNAILFIDEIHTIVGAGSTSGNSMDASNILKPLLASGSIRCIGSSTHEEYRNHFEKDRALNRRFQKIDVPEPSQAECLEILKGLKEKYEEHHGVHYSPASLKAAVELSVRHLPDKLLPDKAIDVIDEAGAALRLLRSSQNKVKASDSLSDIKNSITPTISVSDIEKIIAGMARIPSRQVTSSDKTKLAKLENELKTNIYGQNDAVEKVSKAILRSRAGFNTEQRPMGSFLFYGPTGVGKTELARQLANTLGIGFVRFDMSEYMEKHTVARLIGSPPGYVGFEQGGLLTEAIRKNPYTVLLLDELEKAHPDIFNILLQVMDYASLTDNTGRKADFRNVVLIMTSNAGAREMAAKSIGFSQISQDDTSNKENSDNKEIRSKGLKALETIFSPEFRNRLDAMIPFNALPQGVMEGIVNKFFAELQVALNAKKIQLTMTDNAKAWLAKKGYDQSQGARPLRRVFREEIEDKLSQEILFGKLQKGGKVMLDADKNYSPKTELLFSFA
- the aat gene encoding leucyl/phenylalanyl-tRNA--protein transferase yields the protein MFLLSRNTVDFPDPALADEDGILAVGGDLTPVRLLTAYSLGIFPWYNEDSPILWWHPDPRCVLFLNEFHLPKSLKKVINAGTFELRIDTAFEAVIKSCANSFRPNQEGTWLTQEMQQAYLHLHKLGFAHSIESWQNNKLCGGVYGVALGNIFFGESMFYKEPNASKIAFYGLVTLLKKLNFRLLDCQQRSENVLRFGAREISRQAFMQELSKNMLEETLRGNWTIYRDSCTIVS